From the genome of Luteibacter rhizovicinus DSM 16549:
GATAGCGCGCAGCCTCAGGCGAATGGCCCCTGCCGCGACGTCAATTACGATCCGACGATCCTGCCGCACGGTATCGAGATTTCCGGCGACCCCATCATCGTCGCCCGTTCGGCGGCCTATGCGGTGTCCTATCTGCGTCGCACCGGTGAGGAAGGGCATCTCCCCGGTACCGCCCACCCGAAGGAGGATCAGCGATGAGCCGCGTCGACACGTTCCACCCCTTCGCCCGTGTCTTGCACTGGCTGATGTCGATCATGGTCCTCACGATGCTGTTCGTGGGTGCGGGCATGGTCACCAGCGTCGAGGCGAAGCATGCCTGGCTGCTGTCCATCCACCGGCCGCTGGGCATCACGATCTTCATCCTCGCCCTGATCCGACTCGGCTTCCGCCTCACGCACAAGGCGCCGCCGCTGCCGGCGGACATGCCCGAGTGGCAGAAGCTCGCTGCGCATGGCTCGCACTGGATGCTCTACGGCCTGATGATCCTCATGCCCCTGATCGGCTGGGGCATGCTTTCGGCGGGTAACTTCCCGGTGACGCTGTGGTCCGGCTTCCAGCTGCCACCCATCCTGCCGGCGGGTCCGGCCTTGTACGCGTGGCTGCGGGAAGCGCACCGTTATCTCGCCTGGTTGTTCTTCCTGACCTTCCTCGCGCACATGGGGGCGGCCCTGATGCACGGTCTGATTCGTCGCGACGGTGTCTTGCAGTCGATGACGGGCGGCTCGAACGACTGAGGAGGGGTAGGGCACGCGTTGCAGGCACAATGCAGGCATGCGCTATGCCCTGTTCGCCCTGATCACCGTCCTTGCCGGTTGCCGCTCACTCGGCTACTACGCGCACGTGACCCATGGCCAGGCGGCGCTGCTCGCGCAGCGCCGCTCCATCGACAAGGTCGTGGCCGATCCGAAGACCCCGGACACGACCCGTCAGCGACTGGAGCTCGCGATCGAGGCACGTCGCTTTGCCTCGGCCCGTCTCGATCTGCCGGATAACCGCAGCTACACCTACTACGTGCAACTGGACCGGCCGTGGGTGGCGTGGAACGTGTTTGCCACGCCCGAGCTTTCCGTGGCCGCCGTGACGCACTGCTTTCCTATCGCGGGCTGCGTGGCTTACAGGGGCTTTTTTCGCAAGGATCTCGCCGATCGTGAAGCGGGCCGTGAGCGAGCGCTCGGCCATGACGTCGCCGTGGGCGAAGTACCGGCGTACTCGACCCTGGGCTGGTTCGCCGATCCCATCCTCAGCAGCATGATGCGTTGGGACGACGACGAACTCGTCGGCACGATCTTTCACGAACTCGCGCACCAGAAGATCTACGTCAAGGACGATTCGTCGTTCAACGAGTCATACGCGAGCTTCGTCGAGCAGGAAGGTGTGCGCGAGTGGCGGCAGGCGCGACAGCTGCCACCGCCCGACGCGAAGGGCGATGCGCTCGATCATGCGTTTACCGGCCAGGTGCTCGCGTTACGCGACCGGCTGAAGGCGATCTATGCGCAGCCCTGGGCGGACGATGCCAAGCGCGTCGCCAAGGCCGAGGAGTTCGAGGATTTTCGTGGGCGGTATCTGGTCTGGCGCGCGGGTGAGGCGGGCGGCGACCATCGCTATGACCGCTGGATGGCGCGGCCGTTGAACAACGCCTCACTGCTCCCGTTCGGGCTTTACGATACGTGGACCGCGTCGTTCGCGACGCTGTTCGAGCAGTCGGGGCGGGCTTGGCCGACGTTTTTCGCGAAGGTGGCGGCCCTGGCGAAGCTGACGCCCGACGAGCGCACCCGGCAGCTGAAGGCCCTGGCTCGGTAGGAGCCGGCGCTGTCCCCTTTGCTGTCCCCTTTGCTGTCCCCTGTGCTGTCCCTGTGCTGTCCCCTGTGGGAGCCGATTTATCGGCGATCCCGCGGCAGCGGGCGAGGTTATCGCGAGCACCCTATCGCCGCTGAAGCGGCTCCCACAAAGGCACCCACCCAAGGCTGGTCAGTCCCCCAAGGCCGGTCAGTGGGCTTTTCGGGTGGCCATGTGTTTGAGGTAGGCGGCGAGGTCGTCGAGGTCGGAGTCCGAGAGCGTTTGCCGGTCGAAGCCGGGCATCTTCGCCTGGGGCCAGTGGCGCATGTCCTGAGGATTGCGGACCAGGGTGCGCAGCATGTCGTCGCGCAGATACTCGGTGGGACTGTGCGGAATGTTGAGGTCAGGACCGAGCTTCGCATCGCCTTGCCCGTTGAGGGTGTGGCAGGTGATGCAGTTGCGCTGGAACACGGCGAAACCCCGTCGCGCCGGCGCATCCTTCGGCAGGTCGGCGGCGGGCTGCATGGCCGGGAAGCGCGAGGCCGGATCGCCGAGGACCTTGATCGTCGCGACCTGATAGGGCCATTGCTCAGGGCCGACGTGACCGGCTTCCGGATGCAGCCAGACCAGGTAGAACGGCCCGGCACTCGGTTTGCCGTCGCCGAGGACAGGCCAGGATTTGCCGGTCGGTTCGACGGCCAGCCACGCTTCGGCCCCATGAGCATCGAAGATGAGGCTTGCCGGAATCTCTGCTGTGAAGCCGTCCTTCGCCGTGAACTGCAGATGCGATGCGGCAGCGACGCCCTCCAGGAGGGCTTTCATCGGCACCGCGCGGTAGCGCATGCTGCGGTGGTAGGCGACGTCGCCCGGCACGGAGATATCGCGTGCATCGGGGCGCGCGAGAAGCTGCTCGGTCGTCAGCGTGCGCGTGCCATGCCCTGTATCCACGCTCAGCGTGGCGGCGTGGCTCGGGGTCGCGCAGAGGGCGAACAGCAATCCGGTCAGCAGACGCACGGCGGGATCCTTAGGGCATGACGAGGCGACAAGGTGTCGCGGCGCTCTCACGATGTCAATTCATCCGTCAGCGGTCGGCGTATGTATTGGCCACACAAGTTTCGACACCGAGAACCAGGATGCCAGGAAGAATGTAGCGAAGGCCGCGATCCAGACGTAGAAACCAATGAGTGCCCTGGGTCGATTCATCACGTCGGCCTGGCCGGTGAACAACACGGGCATGGGGTCGGACACCGATACGCGAAAGAAAACGACAGCGATGAGAATCGATATGCCACTCAGGATCATCGACCGAACATGCCGACCCTCGGCGTAGCTGAAAATCGCGGCGAAGAATGAAATGTTGGCCAGCCAGCCCATGGCGGCGGGTTGAAGGAAAATGACGCCAATCCAACCAAAGCCTGCGCAGAACCAACCGGGCATCGTCTCAATGCGGCCAGCGGTATGATCGGGCGCAACGTGAGTGATAAAGGTCTCAGCAGGCAAGAAAAGACTGGCCGCGAACAACGCCAGGGCGACAGCGATGACCACGGTTCGATGGTGTCTTAGCGTCATGTCGCGGTCTTCCTTGATCCTGGCTGGACCAGCATACCGCCTCGAAGGGCAGATGGCGCTTTGTCGCGGTACCCTCGGTTTATCGCCTGCGCGGCCCCATGTCGGGACCTCGACACGATCACGGATTTCCCCATGGCCGACACCACTGTCCCCGAGTTCTTCGAACGCTTTCCGATGACGCGTGTCGTCAATGCGGATCTCGATGCCGATCTCGCGGTGGACGACAACCGCATCACCATCCTTTTCCTATGGGGCCGCGACTGCCCCAACTGCGATATCGCCAAGCGCCAGATCCTGCTGACCAGCGAGCGTTTCGTCTGGCCCGAGGTGCGCTGGCTGCATGACAACGTCTACGACGATCCGACGATGGGCACGCGCTTCGGTCTCCACGGCATCCCGGCCTTCTTCCTGTTCCATCGTGGCAAGAAGCTTGGCCGGATCACCGCCTGGCCCGGCACGCAGCCGTTCATCGACGCGGTGAACAAGCAAATCGGTTTGACGGGTGCCAGCGCATGATCATCCAGTCGCTGCTCGATACCGACCTCTACAAGTTCACGATGATGCAGGTGGTGCTGCACCAGTATCCGGCGGCGCAGGTGGAATACCGTTTCCGTTGTCGCACGCCCGGCGTGGATCTGGTGCCGCTGGTGACGCGCATCCGCGAGGAACTCGACCATCTCTGCTCGCTGCGTTTCGCGGACGATGAACTGGCCTACCTGCGCACCCTGCGTTTCATCGACAGCGACTTCGTCGACTTCCTTGGCCTGTTCCATCTCAACGCCCGCTACGTGACGATTGCCCCGTCGACCGAGCACGCCGGCGAGATCGACATCGTAATCACCGGTCCGTGGCTGCACACGATCATGTTCGAGGTGCCGCTGCTGGCGATCGTCAACGAGCTCTATTTCGCGGCGAATCATCCCGACGCCGATCTCGACGAGGGCAGGGCGCGCCTGCGCGCCAAGATTGCCCTGCTGCGCGATACGAAGGGCTTCGAACGCGTACGCATCGCGGATTACGGTACACGTCGGCGTTTCTCGCGTGCCTGGCACGACGAGGCACTGCAGATCATGAAGGCCGAATGGGGTACCCATCTGGCCGGCACCAGCAATGTCTGGTTTGCGATGCGCCAGGGGTTGGTGCCGATCGGCAGCATGGCGCATGAATACCTGCAGGCTTTCCAGTCGCTGGGGCCGCGCCTGCGCGATTCGCAAACCGCGGCGCTCGAAGCCTGGGCCCGCGAATACCGTGGCGATCTCGGTATCGCACTATCGGACGTCTACGGTCTCGACGCCTTCCTGCGCGACTTCGACATGTACTTCTGCAAGTTGTTCGATGGCGCGCGACACGATTCGGGCGATCCCTTCGTCTGGGGTGACCGGGTGCTTGCGCACTATGTGCACAATCGTGTCGACCCGCGTTCGAAGACCCTCGTTTTCAGTGACGGCCTCGACGTTCCGCGGGTGATGGACCTGTACTCGCACTTCGAAGGCCGTTGCCAGCTTTCCTTCGGCGTGGGCACCAACCTGACGAACGACGTCGGGCCGACGCCGCTCAACATCGTGATCAAGATGACCCGCTGCAACGGCCAGCCGGTGGCGAAGCTGTCCGACTCACCGGGCAAGAACATGAGCGACGATCTGGAGTACGTGTCCTACCTGCGCAAGGTGTTCGGCTTGCCGGCTCAGAACGCCGGCAACACCGCACCGGCGTAGTTCTTCTCGATGAACGCCTTCACCTCGGGCGAGGTGAGGGCGGCGGCGAGCTTCTGCACGCGCGGGTCGTCCTTGTTGTCCGGACGCGAGACGAGGAAGTTCACGTACGGCGAATCCTTGTCTTCGATCAACAGGGCGTCCTTCACCGGATTCATGCCGGCGGCGAGGGCGTAGTTGGTGTTGATCAGCGCAAGGTCGACTTCGTCGAGCACGCGCGGCAGCATCGCCGCCTCGAGCTCACGGAACTTGAGGTTCTTCGGGTTGGTCGCGACGTCCTTGAGCGTGGCCAGGCGGTCGTTCGGATTCTTCAGCGTGATCAGGCCATGCTTGGCCAGCAACAGCAGTGCG
Proteins encoded in this window:
- a CDS encoding cytochrome c, whose translation is MRLLTGLLFALCATPSHAATLSVDTGHGTRTLTTEQLLARPDARDISVPGDVAYHRSMRYRAVPMKALLEGVAAASHLQFTAKDGFTAEIPASLIFDAHGAEAWLAVEPTGKSWPVLGDGKPSAGPFYLVWLHPEAGHVGPEQWPYQVATIKVLGDPASRFPAMQPAADLPKDAPARRGFAVFQRNCITCHTLNGQGDAKLGPDLNIPHSPTEYLRDDMLRTLVRNPQDMRHWPQAKMPGFDRQTLSDSDLDDLAAYLKHMATRKAH
- the pncB gene encoding nicotinate phosphoribosyltransferase, coding for MIIQSLLDTDLYKFTMMQVVLHQYPAAQVEYRFRCRTPGVDLVPLVTRIREELDHLCSLRFADDELAYLRTLRFIDSDFVDFLGLFHLNARYVTIAPSTEHAGEIDIVITGPWLHTIMFEVPLLAIVNELYFAANHPDADLDEGRARLRAKIALLRDTKGFERVRIADYGTRRRFSRAWHDEALQIMKAEWGTHLAGTSNVWFAMRQGLVPIGSMAHEYLQAFQSLGPRLRDSQTAALEAWAREYRGDLGIALSDVYGLDAFLRDFDMYFCKLFDGARHDSGDPFVWGDRVLAHYVHNRVDPRSKTLVFSDGLDVPRVMDLYSHFEGRCQLSFGVGTNLTNDVGPTPLNIVIKMTRCNGQPVAKLSDSPGKNMSDDLEYVSYLRKVFGLPAQNAGNTAPA
- a CDS encoding thioredoxin family protein: MADTTVPEFFERFPMTRVVNADLDADLAVDDNRITILFLWGRDCPNCDIAKRQILLTSERFVWPEVRWLHDNVYDDPTMGTRFGLHGIPAFFLFHRGKKLGRITAWPGTQPFIDAVNKQIGLTGASA
- a CDS encoding aminopeptidase, which gives rise to MRYALFALITVLAGCRSLGYYAHVTHGQAALLAQRRSIDKVVADPKTPDTTRQRLELAIEARRFASARLDLPDNRSYTYYVQLDRPWVAWNVFATPELSVAAVTHCFPIAGCVAYRGFFRKDLADREAGRERALGHDVAVGEVPAYSTLGWFADPILSSMMRWDDDELVGTIFHELAHQKIYVKDDSSFNESYASFVEQEGVREWRQARQLPPPDAKGDALDHAFTGQVLALRDRLKAIYAQPWADDAKRVAKAEEFEDFRGRYLVWRAGEAGGDHRYDRWMARPLNNASLLPFGLYDTWTASFATLFEQSGRAWPTFFAKVAALAKLTPDERTRQLKALAR
- a CDS encoding cytochrome b, with the protein product MSRVDTFHPFARVLHWLMSIMVLTMLFVGAGMVTSVEAKHAWLLSIHRPLGITIFILALIRLGFRLTHKAPPLPADMPEWQKLAAHGSHWMLYGLMILMPLIGWGMLSAGNFPVTLWSGFQLPPILPAGPALYAWLREAHRYLAWLFFLTFLAHMGAALMHGLIRRDGVLQSMTGGSND